Genomic DNA from Lagenorhynchus albirostris chromosome 20, mLagAlb1.1, whole genome shotgun sequence:
GGAGGCTTTTTGTAATTCCTCCGCCCGCAAGTGGTGTACGATCTTGTAATTCCCACAAAGGCACTATGCATGTTAGCAGAGCCCTGACCTTGGGGCAAGTCCCTTCCCTTGTCTGGGTCCAAGTTCTCCATCTGCCAAACTCTTTGGAAAGACCTGTCATTCTTTTCCAGCCCCTTAGCTCCCTTGCCTTGGCCTTACCCCCACACCTCCCCTCTCACCTCTCCAGATGCCCCAGGAGGTGCCCCCGTACAGGTCCACCAGGCCGGAAGGTACAGCTCATGCAAGTGAGGAGCTGCCAGTACCGCAGGGCCGCGGGGTCTTGGGTAGCTGGAGGCCCGGGGGGGCCTGCGGGGCCCGAGGTCTGCTTAGCCAGCTGCAGGAAGAGCTCATCTCGGAGCGCGGGCAGGTCCCGGCAGGTCTGGAGCACACCCTGCATCAGGGGCCCGGGGCGCCGCGCCCCCTCCAGGGCCTGCAGCGCCAGGAACAGCCGCACCGCCTCCTCGCGCAAGGGAGCGTAGCCCGGACCTGCGGGGACGGCGGGGGCGGAGGGACGGTTTGGAGAGGGGACACAGAGCTGGGCCCTGGGAGGAAGGTGTGAACCAGGGGAAGGTCAGAGGGAGTGTAAGGGGACAGGGGTGGCAAGGAGGGGAGAGTGCGAAGGACAGGAAGAGTGAAGGGAAAGCAATCGTCCCCACAGAGCCAAGTTCAACCCCTGCCTCCCGGGAATCTCCCCCTCCAGATCCCCTAAGGCTGCACGTTGAGTTAGTAACTTGGATGGATGGACTATAAGGACACAGGGTCAACCTTCAGATTCTGTAATTGCGTACGGACAGCTATCACCATGGGCCAGAAAACAGGTTGGACCGCGAGTCAGAAAACCAGGGTTCTTCTCCCAGCTCCCCTTAATCCTCTAGCTTGAGGACCTGGGCCTGTCACTATTCCCTTTGGGGGAGAAGTATAACTAGATGAGGTCAGCACATTCTCCCAAGGTGGTGGCTTTTCCACCACTTGTAAAGGCAGTATGCCATGGTGTTGAGAGtataatgaaagaacaaaatagagGGTGTAAAAAACTCATGAAGGAACATCAGTAGTCAGAATGAGATCCAGAGAAGGTGGTCAAAGGGAGCCTTTACTTTCTGTGCTGGCTTTCCTCCCCCTCTACCTTGGGTACCAGTCTGCTCAGCTTCTGGTTTCATCTTCATCCTTTGAAAAATGAGGGGCTGGGTAGGCCCCCTGAGGACTCCTAGATCCCTATCAGGTGAGGCATTCAGATTCCCCATCCAAGGGACTTGGGCCATGGCAACACTCACCTGGGGCACTGACTCCGTAGGGCAGGGGCAGGAGTGGGGCATACAGGGCCCCACTAGTGTGCCTCAGAATTGGGTTCCGTCTGTAAATAAGGGCCACAGCTTCCGGGTCCCCGTAACTCTCCTAGAGGCCATGGAAACGATCAAAGTGATGGAGAAGGGGGCTCACCATGAACCCAGAAAGTTTATGGGTCCACCACCCTCCTCTTTGTCCATGGAGTCCCCTCCCTCGCACCTGAATGTCCCTGAGCAGCAGCTGGGTGGGGGTCTCCAGCGGCGCCTTAGAGGCTATCACTTCGCGCAGCGCCACCCCCCAGCGCTCTGCCTCAGCCTGGCGGGGCGAGCAGAGCCGGACGCTATGCTTCCGGCCAGACACGGTCACTGACCACAGACCTGGGGGAAAGAGAGGCCGCGGAGGTCAATCAGGGCTGGCTGGGGCAGCTACCTAGGGAGGTAGGAGAATCCCCATGAGGTCTCACCGGTCTCCTTGGGCCTGCGCTCAGGGCCGGTCACCGAGCACAGGCTGGTGAGCACGAGGCTCCCGAGGCGCCGCGCCCCCTTCCCGCTGCTGCTGAACTGGTCCAAGGAGTCCCGGGTGAGCACGAACCAGGCTCGGCGCGGGGGCAACCAGGGCCGCGCCCCTCCTCCGCGGGGCTCGCGGTACAGCCAACCTGcggggagaaagagggaaaggggatCGGCAGGAGAAGACATTATCCCGTGGAGGATTGGGATTGGGGCCTCTAGAGCGCATGAGGTGGATCCCCACCTTTCACGACGACGTCTGGGTCGTCTTCTGATGGCCCCTTCTCCGGGATGAGGCTCCGTGTCTCCTCCCAGCTTTGCAGCCTGGGCAAGAACGGAGCGAGGTTTGGGCAAGCCTGCCGGTCCTGCACCCCGCCTCCAGGAGGCTCCTCTCTAAGGGCTCCCCAGACAGCGAGGGGTGCCTACTCCCCGGGCTGggcacccctcccccaggctgtggGAACTGCTGGGCCGTTCTGACCTCGCACCAGAAATAGCCTGAACCCCCCCTTCCTCCCCGCGCCCCCAGCCGGACCGCCCCCCGGGACCCCGGCCAAACCACAGCGTCCGGCGTAAGGCCTTTCCCTTATTGCACAACCGCGGGAGGGAAGCCGGTGAACATGGGGGTCCCAGACCATGGGACGCAGGGGCTGAGTTCACCTGTCTGAGACTGGACCGCTCCTCACAGGCTGAGTCAGCGTCACATCCAGGGGGCCCTGGGGAAACAGGCAGGGCGGCCCTCAGGCTAAGAAGCCTCCTCACAGGATGCCAGTGGCTTCTGGCCCAGGACAGTGCTGCTCAGAGGATTGGGGAATCAAGGAGTGGGATGGTGACTGTGACTGTGACTGTGACCGAGCGAGCTGAATGAAGCCACTGGGCTAGCCCCTTCCACCAGTCTCTACAGAACAGCCCAAGCTAAAAAGCCAAGACTCTCGCCTGGTCTCTGTGATTCTTTAAAGAGGCAATCAGGTGTTGGGATAGAGTAGAAAAAGCACTGGGCagagagtcaggagacctgggttctaataCCGGCTCAACCGCTAACTCGGATCTGCAAACTTGCTGAGGAACCCTGGCAAGCCCCTTCGAGTCTTTGGGCCTTAGGTTCCCATCTGTGAAGAGGGAGAGGTGGATGAGGTCCTTTCTTGCTCTGGCAGTCGAAGTCACCCCCTCTTCCTCATCTCCCTTCACTGGCTGGCGGGCGTTCAGGCTGGCAGGCAGGCAGTAGGCACGGAGGTGAATGAAGGGAAGAGGGACCCTTTCGGTATAGGGCTTTCTCCAAGAGCTTCTTATACCCTCCCACAGGGACCCCTGAAACTCAGTAGGAAGTAAAGACCCTGTGCTTTTGCTGGGGCTCAGGCCAGGCTGAAGAATACTCTCCACGGGAGGTACAGTCCAGGATTTTGCCCTCCCCCTACCACACTCCCTGTGCCCTGGAACTCCTACTGTAGACTGGGGTCTAAGAAAAGCCTAAAACCCTGCCAGGAGCCAGGTCAGGCGGGAACTGTGCCATGGTCCCATTGCATCCAGGCAGCTAAAGtcaggagggggaggtgggggaagggggccaGGGACACCTGTCCCCAAGCTCCGAGGAGGGGGGCGGTGGTGGAGGTGGAGCATGAGGGAGGCAATGGCAGTGGTTCACAAAGCCGACCCTGCTCAGGCTGGAACCCTGGGGACGCCTGGGTCCTGTGCCTTCGGGGGCACAGATCCTCTTATCTTCTGGAGGGTCTGAGAGGGGCTCTCAGCCACACCACCATAAGGGCAGGTGCTGACCCCTCTCTTAGAACAACTCCCCTAATCGCAGTCCCCTgattccctccctccccgccccccctctATATTTATCCGCCCTCCGCCTCCGCCAGGTGCTGGCGCCGGCCCCAGCGGCGCAGCCCGCCCCACCCGGGCACTGAGCCACCGGGCCTGCTGGGGACCCCTGAGCGGGGGAAGGGAGCCTGACCCAGGCCACAGCACACGCGAGTCTGGCTGCCCGAAGTTTGCTTGCTGGGGTGCAGGGGCATCAGAGAGGGGACGTCGGGGGATGATGGTCTCCCACACCAATAGAGCCTCAGTTTCACCACGGGGAGATTCGACAAAACCCGGGAGCCGAGTGTCCCTCACCATTCCCTCAGGGATTCCCCAGGGGCctcaccagggaggccctgagtGTCAGGGTAATGATGAGGGGTCCTCGGAGAGTTGTGGCCCCCAACTCCCTCTCCATGGTGTCCCCGCCACGGACCCCAGTCTGAGGATGCCTGCTTCCCCTTGCCCAGGTCCCCGCGGCGGGAACTCCCGCATCTGGCCCCAGCGCTCAGTGCTCATGAATTGGAAGCGGAGCGGACCCAGGTGTCCGAGCCGCCCAGCCGGCCTCGCCACATTCCTCGGCGCTGGCGGAGGCGGAAGGAGACGGGATGGGACGCGGGCCCAGCGGGGAAGGGAGAGGCTGGGCCAGGTCGGGCCAGGCGTGACGCCTCCCCTGCCTCAGGGCCCCCAGCAGGTGGACAGCGCCCAGCGTGCTGCGCGAGGCCCACAGGCACATCCCGAGGCGGGCTGCTGCTTGAGCTCTCGGGGGCTTCTGGCCCCCAGGCAAAAACGTCTCCCGAGTCCCCAGTCCGCAAGAGCACGGCGTTTGGCTCGAGTCTGGAGCAGGATCAGGCGTGACGGCCGGTTGTAGTGAGAGGGATTGAGACAAGGCTTCAAACCCCCCGGGACTTACCCTCCCGCCGCCCGCTGGACTCGGGGTCCGTAGCTCAAAGGTCTCCTCGTCCTCGTCTTCGTCCCCGTCCCCGCTAAGCTCGCCGTCCCCGTAGTCCCGGTGCAGAAGAGTAAAGCCTCGACGGCAgcagaggagccaccacaatccCCCGGGGAGAGGCATCCGGGCGAGCAGCCGGGGGATTGGGGTGCGGGCAGCCGGGGCCGAGCTGCAGGGGGTCGGAGAAACTGGCGGGGCTCCGACCCGAGCGGGGGGAAAgatgaggagggaggagggaaagggagagggggacTGGGAGGAGGCGGTGTCTGGCTCTGGGGTGCAAGGGGTCGCTAGCTAGAGCCTGCGGGGGGCTCAGAGTCTGGGCCcccggagggggaggggggaagcgggggtgggggaggagggagcaatGTCCGGAGCTGGGAAGTAGTGTCCGTTGTAGTGTCCAGCCCTGTGGGGGGCAGTGTCCGGTGCAGTGTCCGAGGTGGGCAGTTGTCCAAGCTCCAGGGAGGGTCGTGTCCGGTAGGGCGTCCGGTGGCCGGGGCCCGGGCCGAGCGCGCTGCGCTCCCTGCAGCCCCGGGACTGGCGCGCTAGGGGCGCGAGCACAGTGCCGGGACCCCgcctccccaaccccctccccttcGGCCCcccccttctttttctcctcccttctttACAGGGCTGTGTCCAGTTTTCGTCACAGCCTCCTCTGCCCAATCCCTGTGCCTGGCGCCGGGCGCGGCCACCAATCAAGCTACTGAAACCGCGGCGGGTTGCATCATGTGTCCCTGGCTTGGTGAcagcggggaggggcaggggaataAGGAGGGAGGGGGCAATGCGATGTTAGCCACGCCCCCGCTTCGGAGGTCGGACACGGACTGCTAGGGACGTCACGGAAGCCCGCCTTCAGGCTCTTGTTTTAACTCTTGGCTCACCAACCAACAAATTAAAAGCACTCGAGCAGGAGCTTTGGAGAACAAAGTGCCCATAGGGCATAGAGAAAGGCTCCGACtgctgccctctgcacccctgtctCGTCTCAGGgttccagagaaagaaaagagcctTAGCTATCTGCGCCAAGCACAGCCCTAGAGGTAGCCCTCCGCCCCTGGATGAAGGAGTCCAGTTCCGCGATCTGAGTCACCTCCTCTTGAGGTGAAGAAGCTGAGGAAGAGACTCTGGGACAGAGTGCAGACCAAGGCCGGAAATAAAATCTAATGTAGAGCGCACAGCTCACTGAACTCCAGTTGGGAGAGTGACTTCGGATTCTAGGGAATTCCGTGGTCTTCGAATGGAGTGGAGTCTCCTCAGGGTGACTATCCCGCGGTTCTGTGTAGGAAGGGGTTAACCGAGGCTCTAAGCGGACGGGGCGGGGCCAgaggaggggcggggccagggcgaCCGCGGGCGCGCGCGTGCGTTGCTGACTCAGCGGCGATTCCTGAGATCACTGGTGGAGGGTTCCAGGTTGGCCCCCAGTGACTGGCGTGTGGGACCCTTTGAAGATCGGCTCTGtgtccgggacttccctggatcCTGGCCCCTGGAGGCCGTGGTTCTTGGTCTCAGCCGCCGGAGACTCCGAGAAGGAAGGCTAGCCGGAGCTGGGCGCGGCGGGACAGGGCGGGGACGACAGGCCAGCGCCTCCCTGGAGACATCCCCGCCACGCTCCGCCCCTCTTGCCCTGGGTCCCCAGACTCCAGGCTGGAGTGGTCGGGGCAGCTTGGCTGACCGGATATTAAACTGCGAGAGTTGTCGCACGTGGACACCCTCCTGCCTGTCGTGACTGTGTAAAACAAAGACCAGGAATCAATGTCTTCAGAGGCCATCCCAGCCTTGCCCTCGCCCCAGATGAGAGTGGCCTGCGCTGAGACTTCCTAGGGATGGAAACACCACACCATATACTCTCTTCCCTATCTGGATCCCAGGCCCTTGCCTGCAGGGAAGTTCTTTCCCTTGTCTAACCTCTCTCCGGCAGGCTCAGTACATTCCCTCTGAGCCCGTCCCCAAGGAAGACGGAGAATGGctgtcaccccacccccaccccgcccgtgCTAACCACGCTTTGGAAATTTGCAAATTGGAATTCTCTCCTTGGATTTTCTCCAAGGTGAAAAACTGCGACTCAacttttcaaataactttttctCTCCACCAGCGAACCTCAGAAGGGACTGTAGAGTGGTAACCGAATCCAACCCAAAACGGGAATCTCCTGGCCCCGTTCCTACCCCCACACCAGGCATAGGCACACACACAGTCCCCGACAGCCTCAGCCGGAACATTCCAGAGGCCCGGAACTCGGTACTTGCTAAGGCAGCCATTACTGGATAGCACTCTGGTTGTTAGAAAGCTCTTTCTTACACTATTTCAGGAGGAACGCTCGCCCCTCGTCGCCTGGCAGCTTCCCCACCTCACCTCTGTTGGCAGAGACCGGGTGAAGGTGGAGGGGGTGTCAGTGCCTAAAGCCTTAGCAGGCTCAgcagcccctcacccccacccaggcTCTCAGCGCCTTCCACTCAGAGCCAAGCGCGGCGGAGCGCGAAGGGGCGGGGCCGTGGGGGACCCACCAGCTCTGCCCTGCTGCAAATCACTTCCAAGCCGGTGAGTCAAAAATAGTAACAGTTGTTGTGTTGCCCCTCATTTCCATGTTGTCAGTTTAATGTGCCGAAGTACAGAAGCAATTCCTGATGTCCCTACCTCTTTCTCAGTGTCCCCCACCTACTCCCTCTTCCCGCTACCCTCCCTGGAATCATTTCCTCAGCCCGCCCCCCTCCTCTTGATTCGCAGCCCTAGTAGTCCCAGAAGGAGATACTGTTGGTCTCCGTGGGAGCCGAGCAGGAAGAAAGGCGGGGCCGGAGGGGGCAGCGGCCGCGGTGGTGAGGCCCTGGACTACAGCCTCGACCCCGTAGCAGCCTCCGCAGGTCCTggcggaagcgcaggcccagaaAGGCGTAGAGCACGGGGTTGAGACCGCAGCGGGCGAGGGCCAAGCCCCCGGTCACCAGCAGTGCCAGATCCTTGCGCTTGCTGGCGGGGCAGCTCCGCTCGCGGGCCGCCAGGAGGTCGGCAGTATCCAATAGCAGGGCGAGACTGTAGGGCAGCTGCAGCACCACGAAGGCAGCCACCAGGGCCACCACGACGCGCAGCGCGCGCCGGCGCTCGGGCCCCCTGGTGGCCAGCAGCGTGCGGCCCAGGAGCGCGTAGCAGGCCGCCATGACGCCCAGCGGCAGCGCGAAGCCCAGGACCACCTGCGCCACGGCGCTCACCCCCTTCACCGTCTGCGTGAGGCCCTCGGGGAAAATGAGACGGCAGCGCCGCTGGCCTTCTCGCTGCCCGTCCTGGCTGAAAAGGAGAGCAGGCAGCGCCAGGAGCAGCGACAACAACCACACGATGACTGAGACCAAGTGTGCACGGCCCGGCACCGGGGGCCTCGGTCCAGCTGGGAGGGCCCGCGCGATGGCCACGTAGCGGTCGGCGCTGATACAGGCCAGGAAGAGGAAGCCGGCGTGGAAGGAGGCCGAATAGAGGCCCGAGATGGCGCGGCAGGTGACACTTCCCAGACTCCAGCCCTGCAGAGCCCCGGCTGCGGCAAAGGGCAGGGTCAGGGCCAGCAGAAGGTCGGCCAGGGCCAGCTGGAGCAGGTGGGCGGAGGTGGGCGAGCGGGCAGCGCGTCGCGCCGCCAGGTGCGTGGCCAGGACCAGGCCATTGCCAGCCAGACCCAGCGCAGCCACCGTCAGGGAGACACTGGGTTGGAAGGCCCGACTGAAGGCCTGGACATCGGCCTTGTAGCAGAGTTCTGGCAGCGGCTCAGCCGAGTATGCCTCCTCATCGTCCCCGGAGTAGGGGCCCCAGGAGACCTGGGAAGgccaaaatgagaagagagaccTTATGAGGCATGCCTCCACCACACACCTCCCCCTCCCGCACATGCATTCCAAGCTGGGGGCTCCTGTGTGACCAGGTACAACGGTACAGTACCCGGGAAGAAGACATAAACTCTTCTCCACACTCTTCTTAGCACACCCTCAGACAGGCCTTGGCTTCCCTCGCACCCCTCCTGCCTCTACATCCAGCTTCCTCGGTGACCTTGAGTGAATCACTTGCTCTTTCTGGCTCTCCAGTTGCCTAATGCATAATGTCGAGATTAGAAATCCTGACCAGCCCACCCGGCAGGGTTGTTTGAAATAAGGAAGATAATGAATGTGAAGCATCTGTGCTCTCCATAGGCCAAGTGTCTGTATTGTTAATAAATCTTAGCGCTTCAGTTCTTCTGCAGCGCCCTCTCTTGGAAGAACATCCACATGCAGACTTTGCCTGAGACCTGGTCCCTGGACTCCATGCTTGGCCTGAAGAGGTTTTCTAtgtctcctttcccttctccccttctcacCCCCACCTCTTAGCCTCCAGTACAGGTGCACTGAACTACTCATGACAAGGGGGTCGTAAGGGTTGGAGCTCAGGTTTTCTGGGCTCAGTTGGGACCTTAGATCTCTAGGTTCAGTTCATCCTCCCTCTGAACCCCAGTCCCGTCCCCCAACCCCAGCGTCTCATTACCAGCCCGATCTATCTGGAGGGCCCCTGGTCCCAGAGGGCTCCAGGCATCCTAGGTAGGTCACAGCATGGCAGAGGCCTGGTGCTAGCTAGAGAATCCCGTCCCTTCACCTTACCCTCCCTCTCTGTAACCATtacccccctgcccccactcccacctgCTTTGCGGGCTCAGTCCCCATCTCTGGCTACTCGGGTTTCTGAGGTAAAGCCACTGGGTACAGAAGTTAAACTAGtgggacaggaaggaaggggcgGGGAGAAGGGCCAGGAGGGCGGTGGGGATTAGGGTCTGTGGGCCGTCTCTACCTAACTTTCCTATTCTACGTCCTAAAAAGTAATTTCTCCTTACCGTGCCAGTAGAAAAAGAACGGGTTTTGTAATATCGTCGTTTGCAGCCACCTGTGTGATCTCAGGGAATATCGTCGTTTGCAGCCACCTGTGTGATCTCAGGGAATATCGTCGTTTGCAGCCACCTGTGTGATCTCAGGGAATATCGTCGTTTGCAGCCACCTGTGTGATCTCAGGTAGGTtttctgacctctctgagcctcaggtttttcatctgcaaagtggagTGAGGTAAAAATGCAGAATTCACAGGGTGCTGAGGGTGCCTAGTACGGGTGCCTGGAGCATAATTTGCTGTCAGAAAATGTTAGATTCTTTTACTTACTCTTCTCCCCATCTCCAAGCACCCTCCCCTTCCATCTCccttttcttggatttttttcaggACCCCCTAACCGGCCCtagcctcccttcccccatccctgcGGCCACAGTCTCTGTCGGCCTCGGGTTATTCCGGGTATTTCCCGGCGACGGGAGGCTCTCTACCCCCGCCCATTCGCAGTAGGGCTGAGGCGCGCGCTTGCGCGGGGTCCGGGAAAGCGGCGCGTGCcaggagagagaggctgggggaggggggaggtgagAAGAGAGGGTGGAAGGAGAGGCGAGAACAGCGGAGAACCAGGAACAGCACAGAGAGAGACAAGGGAGAAAGGTtggggggagagaggaaagagggaggggtggGTAAGGGGTCGAGAGAGAGCCATCCGCTGCGAACCCCAGGAGGAAAGCCCGAGCTGGAACTGGAGCCCTAGCCGGAGACGGGCACTGGGAGGCGGCCGCCGGGATCCGTCAGCCCTGCATGATGCGTCTCCGGCTCTTCTGCATCTTGCTCGCCGCGGTCTCGGGAGCCCGGGGCTGGGGCTACTGTGAGTGCGGGGCTCGCAGGCAGGCGGGGTTGGGCCTGGGAGTCTGAGGTCTGCAGGGCGGGTCCCGCACCGCATTGCGGCTGGGTGGTCGCGGGTCCCTTCCCGGCCGGCGCGCGCTCGTGCGCTTTCAtcctttcctgcctctccccGGCGCTCCGCAATGCAGCTCCGAGGCTGGCGCGCGCGCCCGGCGATGGGGCTGGGCTCAGAGCTGAAGATAGAGCCGGCCCGGGCGAGGATTGGGGACTGGGATCCAAGCGGGAGCTAGTGCCTGGGTTTGAGGGTTGGGAATAAGGGTGGTGCCAGTGACCCCGCTAGGGTTAAGgttttgccaggggctggggctgggcttggagctggcccagggaccagagtttggggctgaggctggggctggaTTTTGGGGTTGGGATCCATGCAGTATTTGGTGACCCTTTATGATGCTAAGGTTGCACGTGGAACTGGTGATGGTGCTTGGACCGGCTGGGGTTGGGACCAAGGCCTGGATTTGGGGTTGGTGCAGGTCTGTGGGCGCTGCTGACTGGGATTGAGGCTAAGGCTGGGGCTGGATTGGTGTCTTGGGGTGACTCAGGTTCTAAAAGATGCTGAGGTTTGGGATTGTGTTTGTGGGTGTACTGATCCCCAGCTGGTACTAGGCAGGGTCTGGACTACAGGttcttccagaagaagaaggcaGCCTCCCCGAAGTGTGCAGCTGTTGCTGCAGACCAGGTTGAGTGGATGGTTTAAGTTAGTGCTGGGTCTGCAATGGGGGAGACCAGGTTGAGTAGATGGTTTAAGTTAGGGCTGGGTCTGCaatgggggagagagaagaaagagctcCGGTTGCTCTGCGTGCTGGGCCTTTGGGAAGACTGGGAGGGGCCACCCTGATCAACATGTCTGTTCCCCCAACCCAGACGGCTGTGACGAGGAGCTGGTTGGGCCCCTGTATGCACGCTCCCTGGGTGCCTCCTCCTACTATGGGCTCTTCACCGCACCCCGTTTTGCCCGGCTGCACGGTGAGCGTGGTGGCGCcccatggtggggtgggggactcTGGAGGGCTGGAGGTGAATGGGGAGCCAGTGGTGAAAGGCCTTGCCCCTTCTATAGGCATAAGCGGATGGTCTCCCCGGATTGGAGACCCAAATCCCTGGCTCCAGATCGACCTAATGAAGAAGCACCGGATCCGGGCTGTGGCCACGCAGGGCTCCTTTAACTCTTGGGACTGGGTCACACATTACATGCTGCTCTATGGCGACCGAGTGGACAGCTGGACACCGTTCTATCAGCGAGGGCACAACGCGGTACTCCAGGCTCCCTGCGCACACACTTGGGGAACCTTttcagctctgtgacctgggcTGGGCCGGGCACAatcttgggggaggggcagcaggcagTGGTGAGGGCACAGATGAAGAGCAGTGACTTCCTCCCCAAGGACTCAGTCCAGAGGGACTGTCGGCTCCCCATGTGTGCAAGATATTCCCAGTGACAGGGCTTAACATACTTCAGAGTAAAATCTGGGAGAGCTTCATGAAGGTGGTGACATCTGAGTTGACCTTTGAGGATATAATGGGACGCTCTAGGCTAGGGAAACTGTGTTTGTGTAAAGCCATGAAGGCAGGGGAGATAAGGAGTGTTTGCCTTCCAGAAGTTGAGATTGGCTAGATGCGACCACTGTGGACTGGGAGGCTGTGGAGAAACAAGCAGGGGTGGGGACGTGGTCACTCCTCTTCCCTTGCCCCTCAGACCTTCTTCGGTAACGTGAACGAGTCGGCGGTGGTTCGCCACGACCTGCACTACCACTTCACGGCGCGCTACATCCGCATCGTGCCCTTGGCTTGGAACCCGCGCGGCAAGATCGGCCTGAGGCTCGGCCTCTACGGCTGCCCTTACAGTAAGGGTGTGAGGtcgtgggcggggtgggggtggtgccCGGGAGACAAAGAGTCTCCCCGGTCCCCAACCCACCTAGTGCCCCTCGCGCAGAGTCCGACGTGCTCTATTTCGATGGCGATGATGCCATCTCGTACCGCTTCCCGCGAGGGGTCAGCCGGAGTCTGTGGGACGTGTTCGCCTTCAGCTTCAAGACCGAAGAGAAGGACGGGCTCCTGTTGCACGCCGAGGGCGCCCAGGGCGACTACGTGACACTCGAGCTGCAGGGGGCGCACTTGCTGCTGCACATGAGCCTGGGTGAGCTCAGAGATCCCGGCGCAAAGCCTGAGGCTCTCCTCCCACGTCTCTTGTTGCACCTCCTCCGCGAAGCCGCACCCCACTCCTTATCCTTCCCTTCCTTAGTGTTTGGACCAACCCACCTTTTTCGTGTAAAATTTGGTGCTAGCAAAACACTGGACTCGGGATCAGGAGAAGCGGATTCCAGTCTCAGCTCTACCACCTACCAGCGGGACAAGCACTTCCCCAGTCTGTTTCCTCATTGTAAAAACGTTgtatatacgtatacacacacgCCTAAAGCGTTATTATTTTGCATCTCAATCGCTTTTCATAACATCCACATGATGAGGTAGAAGCAACTATCGTGCCTCAAGTTTTACTGAtaggaaaacagaggctcagagaggttaaatggctTTACTCTAAGTCCATACTTGCCAATGGCCACTGCTCCATCCCAGGCTGAGGGTGGTCCAATCTCTGTATGCCCACCCTCCCTggctgccctgggccctgggcagtcCCTCCTCTGTGCTGCCGGCTGCTGCTCTGCCTGGGGACTAGCTGGGCAGTAGGGCTCGCTTGGGTTTTCCAGGTTCCAGGTCTGACCCCGCCCCACCCTACCCTCAGGCAGCAGCCCCATCCAGCCAAGGCCCGGTCACACAACCGTGAGCGCTGGTGGCGTCCTCAATGACCAGCACTGGCATTACGTACGCGTGGACCGATTTGGCCGCGAAGCAAATCTCACCCTGGACGGCTACGAGCAGCGCTTCGTGCTCAATGGCGACTTCGAGAGACTGAACCTGGACACCGAGGTGAGTGGAGAGGGGAGGAGCCATTTGGTTAAGTGGGATGCTGGGTGGGCCGGTGGGGGACAGCACTTTTCTCTACCAGAGGTAAGACTCTGCTTTCAGGTGTCTGAATATGCTAGCAGCCCTTGGCAAACTCCCAGAAAGgcctgggtttttgttgttgctgctgctattAGCACGCAGATTCCCGGACTCCACCCCAGAACTACTGAGATGGAGTCTGGAAATCTGGATTTGGGGGATCGGACAGGATGAGAAAATTGCCCCCTTCAGGCCCTGATCTGCAGATAAAGAATCCCAGACAGGTTCATTGACTTACCTAAGGGCATGCAGCCAATCTGTGGTGGAGTCAGGGCTAGAACCCAAGCCTGGGGAGGCCCAGCGAGCTTCCAGCTTCAATACCGATACTGGGGCACTGTGTGTCTCAAGTCTTATAAAACTCAATCTGCCTGGAGCGTGGGACAGTGtacggcgggggtggggggggagcgtGAGAAAGGC
This window encodes:
- the CCR10 gene encoding C-C chemokine receptor type 10, with protein sequence MCGRGRCVVEACLIRSLFSFWPSQVSWGPYSGDDEEAYSAEPLPELCYKADVQAFSRAFQPSVSLTVAALGLAGNGLVLATHLAARRAARSPTSAHLLQLALADLLLALTLPFAAAGALQGWSLGSVTCRAISGLYSASFHAGFLFLACISADRYVAIARALPAGPRPPVPGRAHLVSVIVWLLSLLLALPALLFSQDGQREGQRRCRLIFPEGLTQTVKGVSAVAQVVLGFALPLGVMAACYALLGRTLLATRGPERRRALRVVVALVAAFVVLQLPYSLALLLDTADLLAARERSCPASKRKDLALLVTGGLALARCGLNPVLYAFLGLRFRQDLRRLLRGRGCSPGPHHRGRCPLRPRLSSCSAPTETNSISFWDY